A stretch of Geomonas oryzisoli DNA encodes these proteins:
- a CDS encoding flagellar basal body P-ring protein FlgI translates to MSKTCLALLILLLLPQFALGARIKDIAAFDGVRQNQLIGYGLVVGLNGTGDSDQTKFPVQSLVGALERLGLTVNRADITVKNVAAVMVTAELPPFAKQGNKLDVLVSSMGDAKSLAGGTLMMAPLKGADGQVYAVAQGPVLTNSFSYGGQATTAVKNHPTAGTVPEGALVERELPNVLANRPVLKLNLHQSDFTTAARVAAAINGRFQGAASLTDPGSVQIAIPGEYHNRVVEFVADLERLEVNPDVMAKVVMNERTGTIVMGENVRISTVAVSHGNLTVVVKETPKVSQPAPFAKTGTTTVVPRTDLKVSEEKVNLSLVREGANLGEVVRGLNTLGVTPRDLLGIMQAIKAAGALNAELSVM, encoded by the coding sequence ATTTCAAAAACGTGCCTCGCACTGCTCATCCTGCTGCTCCTCCCGCAGTTCGCACTGGGGGCGCGCATCAAGGACATCGCCGCCTTCGACGGCGTGCGCCAGAACCAGCTGATCGGCTACGGCCTCGTGGTCGGCCTGAACGGCACCGGCGACTCGGACCAGACCAAGTTCCCGGTGCAGTCCCTGGTGGGCGCCCTGGAGCGTCTGGGGCTCACCGTGAACCGCGCCGACATCACGGTGAAGAACGTGGCCGCGGTCATGGTGACCGCCGAGCTCCCCCCCTTCGCCAAGCAGGGGAACAAGCTGGACGTGCTGGTCTCCTCGATGGGGGACGCCAAGAGCCTCGCCGGCGGCACCCTGATGATGGCGCCCTTGAAGGGGGCGGACGGCCAGGTCTACGCGGTCGCCCAGGGGCCGGTCCTCACCAACTCCTTCTCCTACGGGGGGCAGGCCACCACCGCGGTGAAGAACCATCCCACCGCGGGGACCGTCCCCGAGGGGGCGCTGGTGGAGCGCGAGCTCCCGAACGTGCTGGCCAACCGCCCGGTCCTGAAGCTGAACCTGCACCAGTCCGACTTCACCACCGCCGCCCGCGTCGCCGCCGCCATCAACGGCCGCTTCCAGGGCGCCGCGTCGCTCACCGATCCGGGGAGCGTGCAGATCGCCATCCCGGGCGAGTACCACAACCGCGTGGTGGAATTCGTGGCCGACCTGGAGCGTCTCGAGGTGAACCCGGACGTGATGGCCAAGGTGGTCATGAACGAGCGCACCGGCACCATCGTCATGGGCGAGAACGTGCGCATCTCGACGGTGGCTGTTTCCCACGGCAACCTGACCGTGGTGGTGAAGGAGACCCCGAAGGTCTCCCAGCCGGCACCGTTTGCCAAGACCGGCACCACCACCGTGGTCCCCAGGACCGACTTGAAGGTTTCCGAGGAGAAGGTGAACCTCTCGCTGGTGCGGGAGGGGGCCAACCTGGGCGAGGTGGTGCGCGGGCTCAACACCCTCGGGGTCACCCCCAGGGATCTCCTCGGCATCATGCAGGCCATCAAGGCCGCCGGCGCGCTCAACGCCGAGCTGAGCGTGATGTAG
- the flgM gene encoding flagellar biosynthesis anti-sigma factor FlgM produces the protein MRIEGSAYVVDLNRSQQVRNEAQQTQAVQGSRPAGRVIPFDRVEISSQAKELQKLKSEVAAMPDVRLDRVALAKQNLQNGAYRVEASTLAQKMMDAYKTR, from the coding sequence ATGCGGATTGAAGGTTCGGCCTACGTCGTCGACCTGAACCGATCGCAGCAGGTCCGGAACGAGGCGCAGCAGACGCAGGCAGTCCAGGGGAGCCGTCCGGCCGGGCGGGTGATCCCCTTCGACCGGGTGGAGATCTCTTCCCAGGCGAAGGAACTGCAGAAACTCAAGTCCGAGGTGGCGGCCATGCCCGACGTGAGGCTGGACCGGGTGGCGCTGGCCAAGCAGAACCTGCAAAACGGTGCCTACCGGGTGGAGGCGTCGACCCTGGCCCAAAAGATGATGGACGCGTACAAGACGCGTTAA
- a CDS encoding rod-binding protein: MDVKPIPDNALPVTDLKVQKSRQEQDPAQIKKVAREFEAMFVAMMMKSMRDTVGKDTLTGGGKGEETFRSLLDQEYANAAVQGGGIGLAQTIERELSRAYGTPAPAKGVRDAD, translated from the coding sequence ATGGACGTGAAGCCGATACCGGACAACGCGCTTCCGGTCACCGACCTGAAGGTGCAGAAGAGCCGCCAGGAGCAGGACCCGGCGCAGATCAAGAAGGTGGCGCGCGAGTTCGAGGCGATGTTCGTCGCCATGATGATGAAGTCGATGCGGGATACGGTGGGAAAGGACACCCTGACCGGCGGGGGAAAAGGCGAAGAGACCTTCCGCTCCCTGCTGGACCAGGAATACGCCAACGCCGCGGTGCAGGGAGGCGGCATAGGACTGGCACAGACCATAGAGAGGGAGCTGTCGCGTGCTTACGGCACGCCGGCTCCTGCTAAGGGGGTGCGGGATGCGGATTGA
- a CDS encoding flagellar protein FlgN, translating to MDGNVVELIAALCEKGVLLDRMQALLQEEQECMASLDMAKMEENQQEITAGMERLARLSDQCRQMIAAVGADLGMPGNSTLSPIIERLGAPEQQALKEAQQSVTGNARALQGALALHRRLIEDSLNVVGRSVNFFNRLFNPGQTYGGAGAFVNAGRGSSGFVSKEI from the coding sequence ATGGACGGTAACGTAGTCGAACTGATAGCGGCCCTGTGCGAGAAGGGGGTGCTCCTGGACCGGATGCAGGCGCTTTTGCAGGAAGAGCAGGAGTGCATGGCCTCCCTCGACATGGCGAAGATGGAAGAGAACCAGCAGGAGATCACCGCGGGGATGGAGCGCCTGGCGAGGCTCTCCGACCAGTGCCGTCAGATGATCGCCGCCGTCGGCGCCGACCTCGGCATGCCGGGCAACAGCACGCTGTCGCCCATCATCGAGCGGCTGGGCGCGCCGGAGCAGCAGGCGCTCAAGGAGGCGCAGCAGTCGGTCACCGGCAACGCCCGGGCGCTGCAGGGTGCGCTCGCGCTGCACCGAAGGCTCATCGAGGACTCCCTGAACGTGGTGGGGCGCTCGGTCAACTTCTTCAACCGGCTTTTCAATCCCGGGCAGACCTACGGCGGTGCGGGGGCCTTCGTGAACGCGGGGCGCGGCAGCAGCGGCTTCGTCAGCAAGGAGATCTAG
- the flgK gene encoding flagellar hook-associated protein FlgK — translation MGINTLFDIASSGITAQRLAIEVTGENISNVNTEGYSRQRVIMENKPVGTSNGFALGTGVQIAAVQRSYDNMLQLQLVNANSTYQEGLAQQSALEQIEPTFNSLTSDGLGTAVANLFGAFQDLSVNPSGAAERQAVLTRAQIAVDSFHQADATLTSVASTADSNLVGITAEVTDNARNLALVNQQIMATSAVGGSPNELLDQRDLLLRKLSEQTGISYTIASDNTASVTLAGGGQLVSSTKYATLYTNATGSPATNDIMLSGLGNPPPANAPGTDTLVGTVGDGATIGGKLGGTMEVRDSIVPKYRSLLDEMANQVATQVNTVHKAGYALDGTTGNNFFDPAGVTAGSIALDSGISATKIAAALPTATDPAPTSSGNNVNAVKLATLGSTAFAFSTGSATLGNFYNSMVSQVGVDTEGTQNVTSQNAAFLKQLNALRSSNSEVSLDEELLNLTKYQRAFQGSAKVVNAGSDMLDTILNMVR, via the coding sequence ATGGGCATCAACACCCTCTTCGACATAGCCTCTTCCGGCATCACGGCGCAGCGCCTGGCCATCGAGGTCACCGGCGAGAACATCTCCAACGTGAACACCGAGGGGTACTCCCGCCAGCGGGTGATCATGGAGAACAAGCCGGTCGGCACCTCCAACGGCTTCGCCCTCGGGACGGGGGTGCAGATCGCGGCGGTACAGCGCAGCTACGACAACATGCTGCAGCTGCAGCTGGTGAACGCCAACAGCACCTACCAGGAAGGGCTGGCGCAGCAGTCGGCGCTGGAGCAGATCGAGCCGACCTTCAACTCGCTCACCTCGGACGGACTGGGCACCGCGGTGGCCAACCTCTTCGGCGCCTTCCAGGATCTCTCCGTCAACCCCTCAGGCGCCGCCGAGCGCCAGGCGGTGCTGACCCGGGCCCAGATCGCGGTGGACAGCTTCCACCAGGCCGATGCCACGCTGACCTCGGTCGCCTCGACCGCGGACAGCAACCTGGTCGGCATCACCGCCGAGGTGACCGACAACGCGAGAAACCTCGCCCTGGTGAACCAGCAGATCATGGCCACCAGCGCCGTGGGGGGAAGCCCCAACGAGCTTTTGGACCAGCGCGACCTCCTGCTCAGGAAGCTCTCGGAGCAGACCGGCATCAGCTATACCATCGCCAGCGACAACACCGCCTCGGTCACCCTGGCCGGCGGCGGACAACTGGTTTCCAGCACCAAGTACGCGACCCTCTACACCAACGCGACCGGTTCCCCGGCGACCAACGACATCATGCTCTCCGGGCTGGGCAACCCGCCCCCGGCCAACGCCCCCGGCACCGACACCCTGGTGGGCACCGTCGGCGACGGCGCCACCATCGGCGGCAAGCTCGGCGGCACCATGGAGGTGCGCGACAGCATCGTGCCCAAGTACCGCTCCCTGCTGGACGAGATGGCCAACCAGGTGGCCACCCAGGTGAACACGGTGCACAAGGCGGGCTACGCCCTGGACGGCACCACCGGCAACAACTTCTTCGACCCGGCCGGGGTCACCGCCGGGAGCATCGCGCTCGATTCCGGCATCTCCGCCACCAAGATCGCCGCGGCCCTACCGACCGCGACCGACCCGGCGCCGACCAGCAGCGGCAACAACGTCAACGCCGTGAAGCTCGCCACCCTGGGGAGCACCGCCTTCGCGTTCAGCACCGGAAGCGCCACCCTGGGCAACTTCTACAACTCCATGGTTTCCCAGGTCGGCGTCGATACCGAGGGGACCCAGAACGTCACCTCCCAGAACGCGGCCTTCCTGAAGCAGCTGAACGCGCTTCGGTCCTCCAACTCCGAGGTTTCCCTGGACGAGGAGCTCCTGAACCTGACCAAGTACCAGCGCGCCTTCCAGGGCTCCGCCAAGGTGGTCAACGCGGGGAGCGACATGCTGGACACCATCCTGAACATGGTCCGATAG